The Anguilla anguilla isolate fAngAng1 chromosome 4, fAngAng1.pri, whole genome shotgun sequence genome has a window encoding:
- the ptprc gene encoding receptor-type tyrosine-protein phosphatase C isoform X26 — protein MQNAKKLLYHSLLTNGLNYTFNNLLIELFSLFCFSGIDTQKAPSQSPPGCGYKIKKIPFGFEILTGASGSYTIEYQDDQNRSTNVTFNGSSHKIMKLCYNYTAIKVLDGTSSCSLTGDNIFSYNDSGLLKIEFNSSIRKVCHNAIWNTSDVTFKVNNVSVKDSCRRIEQTEFCSNVTATITSAECQFSKTETIEIIPTLKDIQLKQSGTWPVDIIEAIQLQCIEVVNYTCNGTVRLQDLKPFQKYSCSGEVLYKNKTIPSPNTKELTIDTNCDVRIMLTGKTITNTSAHFKWNVHSSECPKLTGQEYKIQEYKNECEYVCAYNTTPTNENKYQSVENKSPECALTNLMPFTKYNFVLKLRCYGNDVKGSKLERAHMTEPGKPNGTMKVDRIEPTSSNSFKIQDCSFNGHRNGPLETYIANIINQPDRVQNKTTCEFEFKDLSYLTTYKFTVQFYNGEFLSSPSVPVSRSTGYNEKALIGFLAFLIVVMACALLFVLHKIYLLRKRDSHNFDEQTELIQINDDETLMNIEPITAELLLETYKRKIADEGRLFLAEFQSIPRVYSKCSIKEARKQCNQTKNRYVDILPYDFNRVQLSSVSGVAGSDYINASFIDGYKEAKKYIAAQGPKDETVVDFWRMIWEQQSSIIVMVTRCEEGNRNKCAQYWPSMDRETEIYEDFVVKINGEDCCPDYIIRHLTIMNKKEKSAEREVTHIQFTSWPDHGVPGEPHLLLKLRRRVNAFKNFFSGPIVVHCSAGVGRTGTYFSIDAMMEGLEAEGRVDIYGYVVKLRRQRCLMVQVEAQYILIHQALIEFNQFGETEISLSEFHSCLTALRQKDSPSDPTLLEAEFQRLPKYKNWRTFNTGTNEENKKKNRYSSIIPYDYNRVLVKLEEDNSQDSEQDEDEEYSSDEDDEDSTKYINASYIDGYWGQRSLIAAQGPLSDTITDFWKMIFQKKVKIIIMLSECMEGGKEFCSPYWGDEIKLFDDIEVHVTSCESTPACTIRSVEIRHTKRKESRKVYQYHYQKWAEQDLPENPLDLVDIIKNVKQKCGYGNRRPETTAPLVVHCNDGSSRTGIFCALWNILDSMETEKLVDVFQVAKALRKERPGMIPSFEHYQFLYDVVERAYPAQNGEVKPSPASGADSVEMVDEKTVTAATDSGQPEAHTANDVQLGGGGAEEKMEPAQAAKEDATEPSISTEKAPEESASNGPSGLVEI, from the exons gatacaaaattaaaaaaataccatttggatttgaaatcCTCACTGGTGCCAGTGGATCATATACAATAGAGTATCAGGATGATCAAAACAGGTCCACGAATGTGACGTTCAATGGTTCATCTCACAAAATAATGAAGCTTTGCTATAACTACACTGCCATAAAAGTACTTGATGGAACATCATCCTGCAGTCTCACAGGAGACAATATCTTTTCTTACAATGATTCTG GTCTCCTCAAGATAGAATTCAACTCTTCAATAAGGAAGGTGTGCCATAATGCAATTTGGAACACCAGTGACGTAACATTTAAAGTTAATAACGTGTCTGTGAAAGACAGCTGCCGTAGGATTGAACAAACCGAGTTTTGCTCCAATGTGACAGCCACAATAACCTCAGCTGAGTGTCAGTtcagcaaaacagaaacaattgaAATAATCCCAA CATTAAAGGATATTCAGCTCAAACAAAGCGGAACTTGGCCAGTAGACATAATAGAGGCAATCCAATTACAGTGCATAGAAGTTGTGAATTACACTTGTAATGGAACAG TACGACTTCAAGACCTAAAACCTTTTCAGAAGTACTCATGCAGTGGAGAGGTACTGTACAAAAACAAGACCATTCCGTCCCCAAACACAAAAGAGCTAACCATTGACACAAATTGCG ATGTACGCATAATGCTGACTGGAAAAACTATCACCAATACTTCTGcgcattttaaatggaatgtcCACAGCTCTGAATGCCCAAAACTGACAGGACAGGAATACAAAATACAGGAATACAAAAACGAATGTGAATATGTTTGTGCATATAACACAACACCAACGAATG AAAATAAGTATCAATCAGTCGAAAACAAATCGCCTGAATGTGCATTAACCAATCTAATGCCTTTCACGAAGTACAATTTCGTTTTGAAACTTCGATGCTATGGAAACGATGTTAAAGGAAGCAAACTCGAAAGGGCGCATATGACAGAACCTGGGA AACCAAATGGAACAATGAAGGTTGATAGAATAGAACCCACATCTTCGAACAGTTTCAAGATTCAAGACTGTTCATTTAATGGCCATCGCAATGGACCACTTGAAACATACATTGCGAATATAATAAACCAACCGGACCGGGTACAAAATAAAACGAcatgtgaatttgaatttaaggACCTCTCATATTTAACTACGTATAAATTCACG GTTCAATTTTACAATGGAGAGTTTTTGTCCAGCCCATCTGTGCCAGTATCCCGTTCAACTGGTT ACAATGAAAAAGCCCTGATTGGATTCCTGGCATTCCTCATTGTTGTCATGGCTTGCGCCCTTCTGTTTGTTCTACATAAAATCTATTTACTTCGGAAGAGAGACTCACA CAACTTTGATGAGCAGACAGAGCTGATCCAGATAA ATGACGATGAGACCCTGATGAACattgagccaatcacagcggaGCTCCTCCTGGAAACCTACAAGAGGAAGATTGCAGACGAAGGACGCCTTTTCCTGGCTGAATTCCAG AGCATTCCGAGAGTTTACAGCAAATGCTCAATCAAAGAAGCCAGAAAACAGTGCAATCAGACCAAGAACCGCTACGTTGACATCCTACCAT ATGATTTTAATCGGGTTCAACTGTCCTCAGTGAGTGGAGTAGCAGGTTCCGACTACATTAATGCAAGCTTCATAGAC GGTTACAAAGAGGCTAAGAAGTACATTGCAGCCCAAG GGCCCAAGGATGAGACGGTGGTTGATTTCTGGAGAATGATTTGGGAGCAACAGTCCTCTATAATAGTAATGGTGACCCGATGTGAGGAAGGAAACAGG AACAAATGCGCTCAGTACTGGCCATCCATGGATAGAGAGACTGAAATTTATGAAGACTTTGTTGTGAAGATCAATGGAGAAGACTGCTGCCCTGATTACATTATTCGGCATCTCACAATCATGAAt AAGAAGGAAaagagtgcagagagagaggtgaccCACATCCAGTTCACCAGCTGGCCTGACCACGGGGTCCCAGGAGAGCCCCACCTTCTGCTCAAACTGCGACGTCGAGTCAATGCTTTCAAGAACTTCTTCAGTGGACCAATTGTGGTGCATTGCAG TGCTGGAGTGGGCCGCACCGGCACGTACTTCAGCATCGACGCCATGATGGAGGGTCTAGAGGCAGAGGGCAGGGTGGACATTTACGGATACGTGGTCAAGCTCCGTCGCCAGCGGTGCCTCATGGTCCAAGTCGAG gCTCAGTACATCTTGATCCACCAGGCGCTCATTGAGTTTAACCAGTTTGGGGAGACGGAGATCTCCCTCTCAGAGTTCCACTCCTGTCTCACCGCCCTACGACAGAAGGACAGTCCGTCTGACCCCACCCTTCTGGAGGCAGAGTTCCAG AGGCTACCAAAGTACAAAAACTGGAGGACATTCAATACAGGAACCAATGaagaaaacaagaagaaaaatcGTTATTCTTCTATTATTCCAT ATGATTACAACCGGGTGTTGGTAAAACTTGAGGAGGACAACAGTCAAGACAGTGAACAGGATGAGGATGAAGAATATTCCTCcgatgaggatgatgaagatTCCACAAAGTACATCAATGCTTCCTACATTGAT GGCTACTGGGGTCAGAGAAGTCTGATTGCTGCTCAGGGACCACTTTCAGATACCATCACAGACTTCTGGAAAATGATATTCCAGAAGAAAGTCAAGATCATAATCATGCTCTCTGAGTGCATGGAGGGAGGAAAG GAGTTCTGCTCACCATACTGGGGAGACGAGATTAAGCTGTTTGATGACATCGAGGTGCATGTCACAAGCTGTGAAAGTACTCCAGCATGCACCATCCGCTCTGTTGAGATACGCCACACCAAG AGGAAAGAGAGTCGCAAAGTGTACCAGTACCACTACCAGAAATGGGCTGAGCAGGACCTCCCGGAGAACCCCCTGGACCTGGTGgacataataaaaaatgtcaagcAGAAATGTGGCTATGGCAATAGAAGGCCTGAGACGACTGCGCCACTTGTAGTACACTGCAA TGACGGGTCGTCGCGGACGGGCATCTTCTGCGCGCTGTGGAACATTCTGGATAGTATGGAAACAGAGAAACTGGTCGACGTGTTCCAGGTGGCCAAGGCTCTGCGCAAGGAGAGGCCGGGGATGATCCCCAGCTTT GAGCATTACCAGTTCCTGTATGATGTGGTGGAGAGGGCGTACCCCGCTCAGAATGGGGAAGTGAAGCCGAGCCCTGCCTCGGGAGCCGACTCTGTAGAGATGGTGGACGAGAAGACGGTCACTGCGGCGACAGACAGCGGGCAGCCCGAGGCCCACACTGCCAACGACGTCCAGCTGGGGGGCGGAGGTGCAGAGGAGAAGATGGAGCCCGCCCAAGCTGCCAAAGAGGACGCCACAGAACCCAGCATCTCCACTGAGAAAGCGCCCGAGGAGAGCGCCTCGAACGGTCCCTCGGGTTTAGTTGAGATCTGA